In Uranotaenia lowii strain MFRU-FL chromosome 2, ASM2978415v1, whole genome shotgun sequence, one genomic interval encodes:
- the LOC129741896 gene encoding histidine decarboxylase-like, with protein sequence MDFDEYRKRGKEMVDYIADYLEGIRDRRVLPDVKPGYMRGLLPDSAPLEGENWQTIIDDVERVIMPGITHWQSPHMHAYFPALNSFPSLLGDMLADAINCLGFTWDQRP encoded by the exons GCAAAGAAATGGTCGACTACATCGCCGACTATCTGGAGGGGATCCGAGATCGGCGGGTTCTACCGGACGTCAAGCCCGGCTACATGCGAGGGCTCCTTCCGGATTCGGCGCCCCTGGAGGGAGAAAACTGGCAGACGATCATCGACGACGTCGAACGAGTTATCATGCCGGGCATAACGCACTGGCAGAGTCCCCATATGCATGCCTACTTTCCGGCGTTAAACTCGTTCCCCTCGCTGCTGGGCGACATGCTAGCCGATGCTATAAATTGCCTCGGCTTCACTTGG GATCAGCGGCCATAA